Proteins from a genomic interval of Rhipicephalus microplus isolate Deutch F79 chromosome 6, USDA_Rmic, whole genome shotgun sequence:
- the LOC119167326 gene encoding uncharacterized protein LOC119167326, translating to MKKIFPTILLLAYCSLLECMFPMIKKTYDIEKFFLTKSFIWTYNTSRGAARTCQVDRVTHINDTTVTFKRYFYNVFHRKTMIPLEGTLYFDRKDLLIVRAPGYKYKEELVFYDAHFKCAVIKITTPYRGGVVTHDLRVWNAYMKFGPASDCVKKFSKREPHGRVVYSRKCRGIVDGLEPLQLPQMQPQKLE from the exons ATGAAAAAGATTTTTCCTACCATCCTACTTCTCGCTTATTGCAGTCTGCTTGAATGTATGTTCCCCATGATAAAAAAGACGTACGACATTGAAAAG TTTTTCTTGACAAAATCATTCATATGGACGTATAACACCTCCAGAGGAGCTGCCAGGACCTGCCAAGTGGACAGAGTCACGCATATAAACGATACTACAGTTACGTTCAAGCGCTACTTCTACAACGTTTTTCATAGGAA GACAATGATTCCATTGGAGGGAACATTGTATTTTGACAGAAAAGACCTATTGATTGTTCGTGCGCCAG GTTACAAGTATAAGGAGGAACTTGTATTTTATGATGCCCACTTTAAATGCGCCGTGATTAAAATAACAACGCCTTATAGAG GTGGGGTTGTGACGCATGACTTGCGCGTTTGGAACGCTTACATGAAGTTTGGCCCGGCGTCTGACTGTGTGAAAAAATTCAGCAAGAGAGAGCCCCATGGGCGGGTCGTTTATTCACGCAAGTGTCGTGGCATTGTGGACGGCCTCGAGCCATTACAACTTCCACAAATGCAGCCGCAAAAACTAGAATAG